Part of the candidate division KSB1 bacterium genome, AAAACTTGAATTGATTTGTAATTTGTTTCAACTTTTCAATTTAAAAAAATTATTTAAATGGAAACGAATATGAATCTACATGTTAGTAACCACCCCGCGGTGAAGCATAAATTAATCAATCTTCGCGATCCTAAAACAACCCACTGGGAATTTGAAAGACTAATCACAGAAATTACTTTGGTTCTTGCAGTAACTGCCACGGAATATTTAGAAACTCTGACTGTAAATATAAAAACACCTCTTGAAGATACGACGGGCGAAAAATTGGTTAAACGAATTTCATTGGTTCCGATTTTGCGGGCTGGAATGGCGATGGTTCCTGCTTTTAAGCATTTATATCCTAGCGCTAAAGTCGGTTTAATAGGGTTGGCGCGGGATGAAGAGACTCTTAATCCAAGTCAATATTATGAAAATCTACCTAAGCCAATAACCAAAGATACTGTTATTGTTCTCGATCCCATGCTAGCAACCGGGGGAAGCGCTTCTTATAGTATTTCAATATTAAAGGAGTTAGGGGCAAAGGATATTATCATGGTTTCGATTATTGCCGCTCCGGAAGGTGTTGAGAAAGTGCATTCAGACCATCCTGATGTACACATTTACACGGCTGCTCTAGATCGGGAATTGAATGACCGTGGCTACATACTGCCGGGATTAGGCGACGCAGGCGACCGTATATTCGGGAATTTTTCCTGATGCGGATAATTGCTATATTCAAAAATAGTCTGCTAACAATTCTTGCCATACTTTTCTTTTTTTCCTCAAGTTTCTTATATGCAGATGAAACTCCTGAAGAAATTATTGACGCATATATCCAAAAAGGTATAAGGGCTACAATTTTGCAACAGTATCAACTGGCCATTTCATTTTTTGATAGTTTGAGGTATTTTTTAAAGGATGATCCCAGGCCGGATTTTTACCAGGCAGCTGCCTTGCAGTCTAAAATGATGGATTATGAAAATTATGAAGATGAGCCGGAATTTTTTCGTCTAATCCAAAAAGTCATTTCTATTACTGAGAAACAGATTGAACAAAATCCTAATGTGGCAAAAAGTTATTTTTTTAAAGGTGGGGCATACAGCTATCGGGGTTATTATTATGCAAAGCGAAAAGATTATGCCCGTGGTTTGCGTGATTCGATAACAGGTATTAAATATTTGGAAAAAGCGGTTAGTATAGATTCAACACTATATGATGCCTATCTTGCCATTGGAACTTATAAATATTATCGCGGACGCTTAACACGTTATGTTAATTGGCTTCCTTTTGTTTCGGACCAAAGCAAAGAAGGCCTGGAGATGATTCATAAAGCCATTGAAAAGGGACGATACAGCCGTGCTGCTGCAATTAATGGTTTAATCTGGCTGGATATCGATGAAAAAAAATATACTCGTGCAATCCAAACAGCGCTAAAAATGCTGAATGAATATCCTGCCAGCC contains:
- the upp gene encoding uracil phosphoribosyltransferase; protein product: MNLHVSNHPAVKHKLINLRDPKTTHWEFERLITEITLVLAVTATEYLETLTVNIKTPLEDTTGEKLVKRISLVPILRAGMAMVPAFKHLYPSAKVGLIGLARDEETLNPSQYYENLPKPITKDTVIVLDPMLATGGSASYSISILKELGAKDIIMVSIIAAPEGVEKVHSDHPDVHIYTAALDRELNDRGYILPGLGDAGDRIFGNFS